One window of Hypanus sabinus isolate sHypSab1 chromosome 10, sHypSab1.hap1, whole genome shotgun sequence genomic DNA carries:
- the LOC132401296 gene encoding zinc finger protein 239-like: protein MAHQRVHTGERPFTCSDCGKGFTFSSKLKIHQQVHTGERPFTCSDCGKGFTWSADLMAHQRVHTGERPFACSDCGKGFTCSSKLKVHQRVHTGERPFTCSECGKSFIRSSDLMVHQRVHTGERPYTCSDCGKGFISSSHLKVHQRVHTGERPFTCSDCGKGFTLSSDLLRHWSVHTGERPFICSVCGKGFTRSSYLMVHQRIHTGDWPFSCLDCGKGFTWSSQLKVHQRIHTGERPFTCSDCGKGFILSSHLKEHQRVHTGERPFTCSVCGKGFTSSTPLKVHQRVHTGERPFICADCGKGFTLSSDLLRHQSVHTGERPFNCSDCGKGFTSSSNLKVHQRVHTGERHSPA, encoded by the coding sequence atggctcaccagcgagttcacactggagagaggccgttcacctgctcggactgtgggaagggattcactttttcatctaaactgaagatacatcagcaagttcacactggggagaggccattcacctgctcagactgtgggaaaggattcacttggtcagctgacttaatggctcaccagcgagttcacactggagagaggccgttcgcctgctcagactgtgggaagggattcacttgctcatctaaactgaaggtacatcagcgagtccacactggagagaggccgttcacctgctcagagtgtgggaagtcctttattcggtcatctgacctaatggtacaccagagagttcacaccggggagcggccgtacacctgctcagactgtgggaagggattcattagtTCATCTcacctgaaggtacatcagcgagttcacactggggagaggccattcacctgctcagactgtgggaagggattcactttgtcatctgATTTACTGAGACATTGgtcagttcacaccggagagaggccattcatctgctcagtctgtgggaagggattcactcggtcatcttacctaatggtacatcagcgaattcacactggagatTGGCCGTTctcctgcttggactgtgggaagggattcacttggtcatctcaactgaaggtacatcagcgaattcacactggggagcggccattcacctgctcagactgtgggaagggattcattctgtcatctcatctgaaggaacatcagcgagttcacactggagagaggccgttcacctgctcagtctgtgggaagggattcacttcgtcaactccactgaaggtacatcagcgagttcacaccggagagaggccattcatctgcgcagactgtgggaagggattcaccttGTCATCTGatttactgagacaccagtcagttcacaccggagagaggccattcaactgctcagactgtgggaagggattcacttcgtcatctaacctgaaggtacaccagcgagttcacactggagagaggcattcacctgcttag